In Phragmites australis chromosome 16, lpPhrAust1.1, whole genome shotgun sequence, one DNA window encodes the following:
- the LOC133896405 gene encoding probable WRKY transcription factor 17, whose amino-acid sequence MAVDLMGCGGYEQLAFQEAAAAGLRSLELLSSSLSPRAVQPLPLGQIADQAVSRFRRVINLLDRTGHARFRRAPAAAAPTETPPPPSAPSLPPAAAALVSQSQKSLALDFAKPATKTAAAPAVSATSTSFLSSVTAGGDGSVSKGGSLISSGKPPLPKRKLPCAAAAAAAHPESARCHCSKKKRKHSRGASRTVRVPAPPSSSPPGSRAAAADIPADEYSWRKYGQKPIKGSPYPRGYYRCSTAKGCPARKHVERAADAPATLIVTYEGDHRHDAPAVAVHH is encoded by the coding sequence ATGGCGGTAGACCTGATGGGCTGCGGCGGCTACGAGcagctcgcgttccaggaggccgccgccgcggggctCCGCAGCCTCGAGCTGCTGTCGTCCTCGCTCTCGCCCCGCGCTGTCCAGCCGCTGCCGCTCGGGCAGATCGCCGACCAGGCGGTGTCCAGGTTCCGCCGCGTGATCAACCTCCTCGACCGCACAGGTCACGCCCGCTTCCGccgcgcgcccgccgccgcggcgcccaCGGaaacgcctcctcctccttccgcGCCGTCGCTGCCTCCGGCTGCGGCAGCGCTCGTCTCGCAATCACAGAAGAGCCTGGCGCTGGACTTCGCGAAACCGGCGACCAAGACCGCTGCGGCGCCGGCCGTCTCCGCGACGTCGACCTCCTTCTTGTCGTCCGTAACGGCCGGCGGCGATGGCAGCGTGTCCAAGGGCGGAAGCCTGATCTCCTCCGGCAAGCCACCTCTGCCGAAGCGCAAGCtcccctgcgccgccgccgccgccgcggcgcacCCCGAGTCCGCCCGGTGCCACTGCTCCAAGAAGAAACGTAAGCACTCGCGCGGCGCGTCGCGCACGGTGCGCgtgccggcgccgccgtcgtcgtcgccgccgggttcccgcgcggccgcggcggacATCCCCGCCGACGAGTATTCGTGGCGCAAGTACGGGCAGAAGCCCATCAAGGGCTCCCCCTACCCGCGCGGGTACTACCGGTGCAGCACCGCCAAGGGCTGCCCCGCGCGGAAGCACGTGGAGCGCGCCGCCGACGCCCCCGCCACCCTCATCGTCACCTACGAGGGCGACCACCGCCACGACGCCCCCGCTGTCGCCGTGCATCATTAG